One genomic segment of [Pasteurella] aerogenes includes these proteins:
- the gpt gene encoding xanthine phosphoribosyltransferase: MSEKYVVTWDMFQMHARKLAERLLPATQWKGIIAVSRGGLFPAAVLARELGLRHVDTVCISSYDHNKQGELKVLHAAEVENGGEGFIVVDDLVDTGNTARAIHELYPNARFVTVFAKPAGESLVDDFVVEIPQNTWIEQPWDMGITFVPPLARK; encoded by the coding sequence ATGAGCGAAAAATATGTGGTAACTTGGGATATGTTTCAAATGCACGCCCGTAAATTAGCAGAGCGTTTACTTCCCGCAACACAATGGAAAGGAATTATTGCAGTCAGCCGCGGCGGATTATTTCCGGCGGCAGTTTTAGCGCGCGAACTTGGCTTACGCCACGTAGATACCGTTTGTATTTCCAGTTATGATCACAATAAACAAGGCGAATTGAAAGTATTGCATGCGGCCGAAGTGGAAAATGGTGGTGAAGGTTTTATTGTAGTAGATGACTTAGTCGATACTGGAAATACCGCTCGTGCTATTCATGAACTCTATCCTAATGCTCGCTTTGTCACTGTATTTGCCAAACCAGCAGGCGAAAGTTTAGTCGATGATTTTGTGGTAGAAATTCCGCAAAATACTTGGATCGAACAACCTTGGGATATGGGCATTACGTTTGTTCCACCTTTGGCAAGAAAATAA
- a CDS encoding oligopeptide transporter, OPT family has product MQKSHLAPTLQELTFRGMLLGALITVVFTASDVYLGLKVGLTFASSIPAAVISMAVLKMFSGSNILENNMVQTQASSAGTLSSVIFVIPGLLMMGYWQGFPFLQTLLICTAGGILGVIFTIPLRQVMVVKSDLPYPEGVAAAEILKAGNHAEGQNSESGIKEIATGGVIAALVGFLTNGLRVVADSASLWFKGGNAVFQIPMGFSLALLGAGYLVGIVGGIAILIGIALTWLVGVPYFTTLFPMAPDADMVNHALSMWSGKVRFIGVGTIGIAAIWTLLVLMKPMIQGMAQSFRALKDPNAHSNDSTQLDLSPKTMIYITLTAILLIVLALHNFVADAPISAELSMLLIIACTLLAVLIGFFVAAACGYMAGLVGSSSSPISGIGIISVVLISITLMLIGKASGLLDSPEGQQFLTALTIFSGSIVVSTAAISNDNLQDLKTGLLVKATPWRQQVALIIGCIVGALVIAPVLEILYHAYGFAGAMPRPDMDPSQALSAPQATLMTTIAKGIFSNNLEWTYIFMGIALGLSLIIIDAILKKSSQNRLALPALAVGMGIYLPPSVNMPIVIGAILAWLINRHLTAFAQRNAKNVQDIQKKADRYGTLFAAGLIVGESLIGVILAFIIAASVTSGGSDAPLALNLENWGTTAEILGLIIFVAGMGIFALRVLRAKQ; this is encoded by the coding sequence ATGCAAAAATCTCATTTAGCGCCCACCTTGCAAGAACTTACGTTCCGCGGGATGTTACTGGGTGCATTAATTACGGTGGTTTTCACTGCCTCCGATGTCTATCTTGGTTTAAAAGTAGGCCTCACATTTGCTTCATCAATTCCTGCCGCTGTGATTTCTATGGCAGTGTTAAAAATGTTTTCCGGCTCGAATATTCTCGAAAATAACATGGTGCAAACCCAAGCCTCCTCTGCTGGGACTTTGTCCTCCGTGATATTCGTTATCCCCGGTTTATTAATGATGGGATATTGGCAAGGCTTTCCATTCCTACAAACCCTGTTAATTTGTACTGCTGGCGGAATTTTGGGCGTAATTTTCACTATTCCATTACGCCAAGTCATGGTGGTCAAAAGTGATCTGCCTTATCCGGAAGGGGTTGCCGCTGCGGAAATTTTGAAAGCCGGTAATCATGCCGAAGGGCAAAACAGTGAAAGTGGAATTAAAGAAATTGCTACCGGTGGTGTGATTGCCGCACTTGTCGGTTTTCTAACCAACGGATTGCGTGTGGTCGCCGACAGCGCCAGCCTGTGGTTTAAAGGCGGCAATGCGGTATTCCAAATTCCGATGGGTTTTTCCTTAGCCTTATTAGGTGCTGGCTATTTGGTTGGAATTGTTGGTGGGATTGCAATTTTAATCGGCATCGCCTTGACCTGGTTAGTCGGCGTCCCTTATTTCACCACGCTGTTCCCGATGGCGCCAGATGCTGATATGGTTAATCACGCTTTGAGCATGTGGTCTGGAAAAGTACGCTTTATCGGTGTTGGGACGATCGGTATCGCCGCCATTTGGACATTATTGGTATTAATGAAACCAATGATTCAAGGGATGGCTCAATCTTTCCGCGCCTTAAAAGATCCAAATGCGCACTCAAACGACAGTACCCAGTTGGATTTATCACCGAAAACCATGATTTATATCACCTTAACCGCAATTTTGTTAATCGTCTTGGCATTGCATAATTTCGTTGCCGATGCACCAATTTCGGCAGAGTTATCCATGCTACTAATCATTGCTTGCACTCTGCTGGCGGTACTTATCGGTTTCTTTGTTGCGGCTGCCTGCGGTTACATGGCGGGGCTTGTTGGTTCCTCCTCCAGCCCGATTTCCGGTATCGGTATTATTTCCGTGGTGTTAATTTCCATCACGTTAATGCTTATCGGCAAAGCATCAGGCTTATTAGACAGCCCAGAAGGACAACAATTCTTGACCGCGTTAACCATCTTCTCCGGCTCAATTGTCGTCAGTACAGCAGCAATTTCCAATGATAACCTGCAAGATTTAAAAACGGGTTTATTGGTCAAAGCGACACCATGGCGCCAACAAGTTGCTCTTATTATCGGTTGTATCGTGGGGGCCTTAGTGATCGCGCCGGTATTGGAAATTCTCTATCATGCTTATGGTTTTGCTGGTGCAATGCCACGTCCAGATATGGATCCGTCACAAGCCTTATCCGCGCCACAAGCCACCTTAATGACCACTATTGCCAAAGGGATTTTCTCCAATAATTTGGAATGGACTTATATTTTCATGGGTATTGCTTTGGGATTAAGTTTGATCATCATTGATGCCATATTGAAAAAATCCAGCCAAAATCGTTTAGCTTTACCGGCATTAGCGGTAGGCATGGGAATTTATTTACCACCGTCTGTGAATATGCCTATCGTTATTGGAGCAATTTTGGCGTGGTTAATTAACCGCCACCTCACCGCCTTTGCGCAACGAAACGCTAAAAACGTGCAAGATATACAGAAAAAAGCTGATCGTTACGGAACCCTCTTTGCCGCAGGATTAATTGTCGGCGAAAGTTTGATTGGGGTGATTTTAGCCTTTATTATCGCCGCCTCCGTCACCTCCGGCGGTTCCGACGCACCGCTTGCTTTAAACCTAGAAAACTGGGGAACGACCGCAGAAATTTTAGGATTAATCATCTTTGTTGCCGGAATGGGCATTTTTGCCTTACGAGTTTTACGCGCAAAACAATAA
- the yrfG gene encoding protein YrfG, protein MKKINWTHIDTVILDLDGTLIDLYFDHYFWRYHVSQYYAQKCGISPEQSQRQLKQRYDAIEHSINWYDIDFWAKELDLPLRDLLLERGPQVQVREDVYPFLDILQHKGIRRILLTDSHPFTLEVKLKHCDLAPHFDLLLSSHQFGAPKIEQQLWHNLQKAYPFDPAKTVFIDDTEKVLDSALQFGIAYTIGVENPDSSLANKTFSRHISVDNYMKLVSDV, encoded by the coding sequence ATGAAGAAAATAAATTGGACGCATATAGATACCGTGATTTTGGATTTGGACGGTACACTCATTGATCTTTATTTCGATCACTATTTTTGGCGTTATCATGTATCACAATATTATGCGCAAAAATGCGGAATATCGCCGGAGCAAAGCCAGCGCCAATTGAAGCAACGGTATGATGCTATTGAGCATAGTATTAATTGGTACGATATTGATTTTTGGGCGAAAGAATTGGATTTGCCACTGCGCGACTTGCTGTTGGAGCGCGGTCCGCAGGTTCAAGTGCGAGAGGATGTGTATCCTTTTTTGGATATTTTGCAACACAAAGGCATTCGTCGCATTTTGTTAACCGACAGCCATCCGTTTACGCTGGAAGTAAAATTAAAACATTGCGATTTAGCACCGCACTTTGATTTGTTATTATCCAGCCACCAATTTGGCGCGCCGAAAATTGAGCAGCAATTATGGCACAATTTACAAAAAGCATATCCTTTTGATCCGGCGAAAACCGTGTTTATTGATGATACGGAAAAGGTGCTGGACAGTGCGCTTCAATTTGGTATTGCTTATACTATTGGCGTGGAAAATCCCGACAGCTCCTTAGCAAATAAAACCTTTTCGCGCCATATTAGCGTGGATAATTATATGAAGTTAGTGAGTGATGTATGA
- the srmB gene encoding ATP-dependent RNA helicase SrmB — protein sequence MTITQFEDFDLAPELLRAIAQKGYTRPTAIQAQTIPAAMEARDILGSAPTGTGKTAAFLLPALQHLLDYPRRKPGAPRILVLTPTRELAMQVAQQAEDLAQFTQLKIATITGGVAYQNHGEIFNHNQDIVVATPGRLLQYIKEENFDCRAVEILIFDEADRMLQMGFGQDAEKIAAETRWRKQTFLFSATLEGELLADFAARLLNDPLEIDAEPSRRERKKIQQWYYHADSQEHKIKLLARFIEQEQVTRGIVFVRRREDVRELSETLRKRGIRSTYLEGEMAQTQRNNAIDKLKNGVVTVLVATDVAARGIDIEDVSHVMNFDLPYNADTYLHRIGRTARAGKKGAAVSFVEAHDYKLLGKIKRYTQEILKARILEGLEPRTKPPKDGEIKTVSKKQKARLKEKREEKKKAEQKKVKIRHKDSKNIGKRRKSSAENVHSEKGNIAEKASKKAKSAVNSEQV from the coding sequence ATGACCATAACACAATTTGAAGATTTTGATTTAGCGCCCGAATTATTACGCGCCATTGCACAAAAAGGCTACACTCGCCCTACCGCCATTCAAGCACAAACCATTCCAGCCGCAATGGAAGCGCGCGATATTTTAGGTTCTGCGCCAACCGGAACGGGAAAAACCGCAGCATTTTTATTACCCGCACTACAACATTTGCTCGATTATCCGCGCCGCAAACCCGGTGCGCCACGCATATTGGTTCTCACACCAACACGGGAATTGGCAATGCAAGTCGCACAACAAGCAGAAGACTTGGCGCAATTTACCCAATTAAAAATCGCCACCATCACCGGCGGCGTGGCGTATCAAAATCACGGTGAAATTTTTAACCATAATCAAGATATTGTGGTCGCCACACCGGGACGCTTGTTGCAATACATCAAAGAAGAAAATTTCGATTGTCGCGCCGTGGAAATCTTAATTTTTGACGAAGCCGATCGAATGCTGCAAATGGGCTTTGGACAAGATGCGGAGAAAATTGCGGCTGAAACCCGTTGGCGCAAACAAACGTTTTTATTTTCCGCGACGTTAGAGGGCGAATTATTAGCAGATTTTGCCGCGCGTTTACTTAATGATCCTCTTGAAATTGATGCAGAACCTAGTCGTCGTGAACGCAAAAAAATTCAACAATGGTATTATCACGCCGATAGCCAAGAACATAAAATCAAATTGCTGGCACGTTTTATCGAACAAGAACAGGTAACACGTGGTATTGTGTTTGTGCGTCGTCGGGAAGATGTGCGCGAACTGTCGGAAACCTTGCGCAAACGTGGAATTCGCAGTACGTATTTGGAAGGCGAAATGGCACAAACTCAGCGCAATAATGCTATCGATAAACTGAAAAATGGCGTGGTGACCGTTTTGGTAGCAACGGATGTGGCGGCGCGCGGAATTGATATTGAAGATGTCAGCCACGTGATGAATTTCGATTTGCCTTATAACGCAGATACTTATTTGCATCGTATCGGGCGTACTGCGCGAGCCGGTAAAAAAGGTGCGGCGGTCTCTTTTGTGGAAGCTCATGATTATAAATTATTGGGCAAAATTAAGCGTTATACACAAGAAATTTTAAAAGCACGCATTTTGGAAGGACTTGAGCCGCGAACTAAACCACCAAAAGACGGTGAAATCAAAACCGTGAGCAAAAAACAAAAAGCGCGCCTAAAAGAAAAACGCGAAGAAAAGAAAAAGGCGGAACAAAAAAAAGTGAAAATTCGTCATAAAGACAGTAAAAATATCGGGAAACGCCGCAAATCAAGCGCTGAAAATGTGCATTCAGAAAAAGGCAATATCGCCGAAAAAGCGAGTAAAAAAGCCAAAAGTGCGGTCAATTCTGAACAAGTTTAA
- a CDS encoding Predicted membrane protein, producing the protein MMGFYERCFHAVLFELLAILLSIAALKLVSQHQLDQLTIMVIFISVIAVFWNFIFNWLFDRIFTGPREKRSVLLRIGHTLAFEGGLLMFTLPLVAYWLEIDWWSAFLMDIGLTLLILVYTFIFNWTYDHLRLWFIVSK; encoded by the coding sequence ATGATGGGATTTTACGAGCGCTGTTTTCATGCGGTGTTATTTGAATTGTTAGCTATTTTGCTTTCCATCGCCGCATTAAAATTAGTCAGCCAACACCAATTGGATCAACTGACGATCATGGTCATCTTCATTTCCGTCATTGCAGTATTTTGGAATTTTATTTTCAATTGGCTATTTGATCGCATTTTTACCGGTCCGCGCGAAAAACGCAGTGTTCTGCTGCGAATTGGACATACCTTAGCATTTGAAGGTGGTTTGCTGATGTTCACCCTCCCCCTCGTTGCTTATTGGTTGGAAATCGATTGGTGGAGCGCATTTTTGATGGATATTGGGTTAACCCTGCTAATTTTGGTTTATACCTTTATTTTCAATTGGACTTATGATCACCTGCGCCTTTGGTTTATCGTGTCAAAATAA
- the hslO gene encoding heat shock protein Hsp33 family has product MNYNNDNDKLYRYLFKNRAVRGEWVRLNQSFLETLNTHHYPAAVQHLLGEMMVATVLLTATLKFTGNITVQIQGDGPLKLALVNGSDQQQIRALARLQGEIHDDMTLAQMVGKGVLVITIAPEEGERYQGVIALDKPTITQCLEDYFVRSEQLETQLLIRTGEFNGQPVAAGMLLQIMPDGSGTPEDFEHLATLTATVKDEEIFGLNAEELLYRLYHEETVEIFTPQDIAFFCGCSQERSGAALLLLPDEEIDEILAEHNGSIDMQCECCGTHYLFNKATINQLKAEQ; this is encoded by the coding sequence ATGAATTACAATAATGATAACGACAAACTTTACCGCTATTTATTCAAAAATCGTGCGGTGCGAGGCGAGTGGGTGCGTTTAAATCAATCATTTTTAGAGACATTAAATACCCACCATTATCCGGCGGCGGTACAGCATTTGTTGGGTGAGATGATGGTAGCGACAGTTTTGCTGACTGCGACATTGAAATTCACTGGTAATATTACGGTACAAATTCAAGGGGATGGTCCGCTTAAATTGGCGTTGGTTAATGGTTCGGATCAGCAGCAAATTCGCGCACTGGCGCGTTTGCAAGGGGAAATTCACGACGACATGACGTTGGCGCAGATGGTTGGCAAAGGGGTATTGGTCATTACCATTGCGCCGGAAGAAGGCGAGCGTTATCAGGGCGTGATTGCGTTGGATAAACCGACAATTACGCAGTGTTTGGAAGATTATTTTGTCCGTTCGGAACAATTGGAAACGCAATTGCTCATTCGTACTGGTGAATTTAACGGGCAACCGGTGGCGGCAGGTATGCTGCTACAAATTATGCCGGATGGTTCTGGTACGCCGGAAGATTTTGAACATTTGGCAACTTTAACCGCCACAGTAAAAGACGAGGAAATTTTCGGCTTAAATGCGGAAGAATTGTTGTATCGCTTGTATCATGAAGAAACGGTAGAGATTTTCACGCCGCAAGATATTGCGTTTTTCTGTGGCTGTTCGCAAGAACGTTCCGGCGCGGCGTTATTATTGTTGCCCGATGAGGAAATTGATGAAATTTTAGCTGAACATAACGGGAGTATTGATATGCAATGCGAGTGTTGTGGTACCCATTACCTGTTCAATAAAGCGACCATTAATCAATTAAAAGCCGAACAATAA
- the pepD gene encoding aminoacyl-histidine dipeptidase, protein MAEMTQLQPKLLWQWFDQICAIPHPSYHEEKLAKFIVEWAKQKQFFVQRDEAGNVLIRKAATAGMENRKSVVLQAHLDMVPQANEDTQHDFTQDPIQPYIDGEWVRAKGTTLGSDNGIGMASALAVLASDDLAHPELEVLLTMTEEQGMEGALGLRPNWLQSQIMINTDTEENGEIYIGCAGGENAALTQPIEWETNGFTHSYQVSLKGLNGGHSGCDIHTGRASAIKLMARFLAKLQQKQPHFAFTLSEIRGGSVRNAIPREAFATLCFDGDVEILQSAVKNFAVLLQSELALVEKNLALTLQPCEKPARVFSAKTTVSAVNLWNLLPNGVIRYSDVVEGVVETSLSIGVLKTEEDRITGTILLRSLIESGREYVESLLRSLATLSGAQVSFSGAYPGWEPQRESEILALTEQFYAEVLGYAPVIKVIHAGLECGLLKKIYPELDVVSIGPTIVNAHSPDEKVHIPAVQTYWQLLTKLLANIPHK, encoded by the coding sequence ATGGCTGAAATGACACAATTACAACCAAAACTGTTGTGGCAATGGTTTGATCAAATTTGTGCGATTCCGCACCCCTCATATCATGAAGAAAAACTTGCCAAATTTATTGTTGAATGGGCAAAACAAAAACAATTTTTCGTACAACGTGATGAAGCGGGAAATGTTTTAATTCGAAAAGCAGCAACCGCGGGAATGGAAAATCGCAAATCCGTAGTGTTGCAAGCGCATTTGGATATGGTACCGCAGGCAAATGAAGATACTCAACATGATTTTACTCAAGATCCGATCCAGCCTTATATTGATGGCGAATGGGTTCGTGCGAAAGGGACAACCTTAGGTTCCGATAACGGTATTGGCATGGCGTCGGCGTTAGCGGTGCTTGCCAGCGATGATCTTGCGCATCCGGAGTTAGAGGTTTTATTGACCATGACTGAAGAACAGGGCATGGAAGGTGCGCTGGGATTGCGTCCGAACTGGTTACAAAGTCAAATTATGATCAATACGGACACGGAAGAAAACGGAGAGATTTATATTGGTTGTGCCGGTGGGGAAAATGCCGCGTTAACGCAGCCAATCGAATGGGAAACCAATGGATTTACTCACAGTTATCAAGTGAGTTTAAAAGGATTAAATGGCGGGCATTCCGGCTGTGATATTCATACTGGACGCGCCAGTGCAATCAAATTGATGGCGCGTTTTTTAGCAAAATTGCAGCAAAAACAACCGCACTTTGCCTTTACGTTAAGTGAAATTCGAGGCGGTTCCGTACGTAATGCCATTCCGCGCGAAGCCTTTGCGACCTTATGTTTTGATGGGGACGTTGAAATTTTACAAAGTGCGGTGAAAAATTTCGCTGTTTTATTACAAAGTGAATTGGCGTTAGTGGAAAAAAATCTTGCCTTAACGTTACAACCTTGCGAAAAACCTGCTCGAGTTTTTTCGGCGAAAACGACAGTATCTGCAGTGAATTTATGGAATTTGCTGCCAAATGGTGTTATACGTTATAGTGATGTGGTTGAAGGTGTGGTGGAAACATCGCTCAGTATTGGCGTGCTTAAAACCGAGGAAGATCGCATCACTGGCACTATTTTGCTGCGTTCATTAATTGAAAGCGGACGTGAGTATGTGGAATCTTTATTACGCTCTTTGGCAACCCTTTCTGGCGCGCAAGTGAGCTTTTCCGGTGCTTATCCGGGCTGGGAGCCACAAAGAGAAAGCGAAATTTTAGCCTTGACCGAACAGTTTTATGCGGAAGTGTTAGGCTATGCTCCCGTGATCAAAGTTATCCATGCCGGATTGGAATGCGGATTATTGAAAAAAATCTATCCGGAATTAGATGTAGTTTCTATTGGACCAACGATTGTAAACGCTCACTCACCGGATGAAAAAGTGCATATTCCGGCGGTACAAACCTATTGGCAATTATTGACCAAATTACTCGCCAATATTCCGCATAAATAA
- the hslR gene encoding heat shock protein 15, with the protein MTKQTHKVEPKDEGVRLDKWLWAARFYKTRTIAKEMIDGGKVHYNQQRTKPNKMVEIGALIKLRQGNEEKEVKVTALSAQRRGALEAQLLYCETERSVEMREKMAIARKNNAFSMPHPERRPNKKERRDLLKFKYQE; encoded by the coding sequence ATGACAAAACAAACACATAAAGTGGAACCCAAAGACGAAGGCGTGCGGCTGGATAAATGGCTATGGGCTGCGCGTTTTTACAAAACCCGTACCATCGCGAAAGAGATGATTGATGGTGGAAAAGTACATTATAATCAACAACGTACAAAACCAAATAAAATGGTGGAAATTGGCGCGTTGATTAAATTGCGTCAAGGCAATGAAGAAAAAGAAGTAAAAGTGACCGCACTTTCTGCTCAACGACGGGGAGCGCTAGAAGCGCAATTGTTATATTGTGAGACCGAGAGAAGTGTTGAGATGCGGGAAAAAATGGCGATTGCGCGTAAAAATAATGCCTTTTCCATGCCACATCCGGAAAGACGTCCGAATAAAAAAGAGCGGCGCGATTTACTCAAGTTTAAATATCAAGAATAG
- the mazG gene encoding protein MazG — protein sequence MSHNIQDFIQLIAQLRDKENGCPWDLAQDYHSMIPCLLEESYEVVDAIEKGQIDDLKEELGDLLLQVVFLSQLAREEGKFTFEDVVDNVSRKIIRRHPHVFGEQKAQNAEQALQNWNAVKADENQQKGHQSILDNTPLAFPALMRAQKLQKRCAKAGFDWQEIEPVFDKVEEELDEVRSEFQQFPQNPQKIAEEIGDLLFATVNLSRHLHCSAEESLRQANLKFERRFRLVEQKLKAQGKSLEQSSLLEMDVLWDEVKKEEKAK from the coding sequence ATGTCACATAACATACAAGATTTTATCCAGCTAATCGCACAACTTCGCGATAAAGAAAACGGTTGTCCTTGGGATTTAGCGCAAGATTATCACAGCATGATCCCCTGTTTATTAGAAGAAAGTTATGAAGTAGTTGATGCTATTGAGAAAGGACAAATTGATGATTTAAAAGAAGAACTTGGCGATTTATTATTACAAGTGGTGTTTTTAAGTCAATTAGCACGTGAAGAAGGAAAATTTACCTTTGAGGATGTAGTCGATAATGTCAGTCGTAAAATTATTCGCCGCCATCCTCATGTTTTTGGCGAACAAAAAGCGCAAAATGCCGAGCAAGCTTTGCAAAATTGGAATGCAGTTAAGGCGGATGAAAATCAACAAAAAGGACATCAATCCATTTTAGATAATACACCGCTGGCCTTTCCTGCTTTAATGCGTGCGCAAAAATTGCAAAAACGCTGCGCCAAAGCCGGTTTTGATTGGCAAGAAATTGAGCCGGTATTTGACAAAGTGGAAGAAGAATTGGATGAAGTGCGGTCAGAATTTCAACAGTTTCCACAGAATCCGCAAAAAATTGCTGAAGAAATAGGCGATCTGTTATTTGCCACCGTCAATTTAAGCCGCCATTTACATTGTTCCGCGGAAGAAAGTTTGCGCCAAGCCAACTTAAAATTTGAACGACGTTTTCGTTTAGTGGAACAAAAACTTAAAGCGCAAGGTAAATCCCTTGAGCAAAGCTCTTTGCTGGAAATGGATGTGCTATGGGATGAAGTAAAAAAAGAAGAAAAAGCCAAATAA
- the uspA gene encoding universal stress protein A, with the protein MYKHVLVAVDLSEESPFLLEKAAGVAKRHEAKLSIIHVDVNFSDLYTGLIDVNMSSMQDRISTETHQALIQLAEKSSYPVSEKLSGSGDLGQVLSDAIEQYGVDLLVTGHHQDFWSKLMSSTRQVMNTITVDMLVVPLREE; encoded by the coding sequence ATGTATAAACATGTATTAGTAGCCGTAGATCTTTCTGAAGAAAGTCCATTTTTGTTGGAAAAAGCCGCAGGCGTTGCCAAAAGACATGAGGCGAAACTTTCAATTATTCATGTAGATGTCAATTTTTCTGATCTTTATACTGGATTAATTGATGTGAATATGTCTTCAATGCAAGATCGTATTTCAACGGAAACGCACCAAGCGTTAATTCAATTGGCAGAAAAATCCAGTTATCCCGTATCTGAGAAACTCAGCGGTAGTGGTGATTTAGGTCAAGTCTTATCCGATGCAATTGAACAATATGGTGTAGATTTGTTAGTGACAGGACATCACCAAGATTTTTGGAGTAAATTGATGTCTTCTACGCGTCAAGTGATGAATACTATCACAGTTGATATGTTAGTTGTTCCTTTGCGTGAAGAATAA
- the nudE gene encoding ADP compounds hydrolase NudE: MQELKKPEILSVSVAAKSRIFEIQRVELKFSNNEYRVYERLKPSTRAAVMMLPLDGDALLLVREYAVGTERYELGFPKGLMDPGETPEQSANRELQEEIGLAAKKLTYLRTVNMAPSFMHSPMHIFIAQDFYPSKLEGDEPEPLQVVRYPLRDLDNLLQNADFSESRNLVALYALRDYLKR, encoded by the coding sequence ATGCAAGAGCTAAAAAAACCGGAGATTTTGTCCGTTTCCGTGGCGGCAAAATCCCGCATCTTTGAAATTCAACGCGTTGAGCTGAAATTCTCTAACAATGAATATCGTGTTTATGAACGACTTAAACCCTCCACTCGCGCTGCGGTGATGATGTTGCCATTAGATGGAGATGCCTTGTTGCTGGTACGCGAATATGCGGTGGGAACCGAACGTTATGAACTCGGTTTTCCCAAAGGATTGATGGATCCGGGTGAAACGCCGGAACAAAGTGCCAATCGTGAATTGCAAGAAGAAATCGGCTTAGCTGCCAAAAAATTAACCTATTTACGTACGGTCAATATGGCGCCAAGTTTTATGCACAGCCCAATGCACATTTTTATCGCGCAAGATTTTTATCCGTCTAAATTAGAGGGAGATGAACCTGAACCCTTGCAAGTGGTGCGCTATCCTTTGCGCGATCTTGACAACTTATTGCAAAATGCCGATTTCAGCGAATCCCGTAATTTGGTCGCGCTTTATGCCCTTAGAGATTATCTAAAAAGATAA
- a CDS encoding putative DR1885-like metal-binding protein, translating to MISKIAKTSLILTALLPLNLWAKVAVENAVMYETMMANEPSAIYLTLKNSGDETVNLLLAESSVKSRLELHGMQQGKMIGLDGLSIPPQQTISLARGGTHIMVFDLQKPLKKDQQFPLTLYFDDGETLSLDVQVIAR from the coding sequence ATGATATCGAAAATCGCAAAAACCAGTTTAATTTTAACCGCACTTTTGCCCCTGAATTTATGGGCAAAGGTAGCTGTGGAAAATGCGGTTATGTATGAAACCATGATGGCAAACGAGCCGAGTGCGATTTATTTGACCTTAAAAAATAGCGGCGATGAAACGGTGAATTTGCTTTTGGCGGAAAGTTCGGTGAAGTCGCGTTTGGAATTACACGGGATGCAACAAGGCAAGATGATTGGCTTGGATGGCTTGTCAATTCCGCCGCAACAGACTATTTCACTCGCGCGCGGTGGTACGCATATTATGGTGTTTGATTTGCAAAAACCATTGAAAAAAGACCAACAATTTCCGCTGACCTTATATTTTGATGATGGGGAAACGCTGTCTTTAGATGTGCAAGTGATAGCGCGTTAA